Within the Methanoculleus sp. SDB genome, the region CACGATTTCTCCCGTTTTGCCCGTGTGGCCGACAGAAATCCGTGCCGCACGATCCTCTCATCCCGCATGAGTGCCGCCGGCTCCTGTGCCGTCTATGAGGTCACGGGCGAGAGCTTTCTCTGGAACATGGTGCGCTGCATGGCGACGGCGCTGGCTGCGGCAGGAAAGGGGGAGATGACTCCCGAGGACGTCGAAGAAATCCTGTCTGATCCTCAGGGGGATCGCCTCGGCGCAGCGCCCGCGGGCGGCCTTATCCTCTGGGATGTCGACTGCGAGATTCGTTTCGAGCCGGTGGAAGCGGACCGGCGGAGCAATGGCTACTGCAGCTCACTCATACGGGAATGGCGGGTCCGGAAAAAAGTAGTGGAGTCGTTATGCCGGTCGGGCGTCGATCTCGGGGGGGAGAAGCCGGTCGATGAGGAACTGGGGAATGTCATCTGACCGCTTTACGGTTAAATAGAACCGCGCCTTGATGCCATCCATGCCAAGGTATTTCAGGTAGATCTGGAAGTTGGTCTGCATCGCCTGGATTCCCAACACGGTAATCGTCGCTTTCCGTTCCGAAATTTTCCGTTCCTCCCCGACGACGATCTTCTGTCCGGGATTCTGGTCCACCTGAAT harbors:
- a CDS encoding pseudouridine synthase yields the protein MKRLGFQVSYFGDHFFGSQMQPDRRTVEGEFIAACRSLGLFDDWRGAGFAFAGRTDRGVHARRQVAAFTTDEPERAISALNLLLPADCWCTGWAPVPEMFHPRFDARQRTYRYFFPDPDPDMAAMQAVADVFVGTHDFSRFARVADRNPCRTILSSRMSAAGSCAVYEVTGESFLWNMVRCMATALAAAGKGEMTPEDVEEILSDPQGDRLGAAPAGGLILWDVDCEIRFEPVEADRRSNGYCSSLIREWRVRKKVVESLCRSGVDLGGEKPVDEELGNVI